One Glycine soja cultivar W05 chromosome 2, ASM419377v2, whole genome shotgun sequence genomic region harbors:
- the LOC114373367 gene encoding uncharacterized protein LOC114373367: MEVEVFNYWGIDFVGPFPSSYGYEYILVVVDYVSKWVEAVATPHNDAKTMLYKERIKKYRDKKMLRKDFQPGQQVLLFNSRLKLFPGKLKSKWSGPFTIKKVRPYGVMELCDPQSKDPDRTWVVNKQRLKQYHGGAMERLNTILHFKPG; the protein is encoded by the exons ATGGAGGTTGAGGTATTCAATTACTGGGGGATTGATTTTGTAGgtccctttccttcttcttaTGGCTATGAATATATACTAGTGGTTGTTGACTATGTCTCTAAATGGGTTGAAGCAGTGGCTACCCCGCATAATGATGCTAAGACTATG CTGTACAAAGAAAGGATCAAAAAGTATCGTGACAAAAAGATGCTCAGGAAGGACTTTCAGCCAGGACAACAGGTGTTGCTTTTCAACTCAAGACTTAAATTGTTCCCTGGAAAGCTTAAATCAAAATGGTCTGGACCATTTACCATCAAGAAAGTTCGACCATATGGAGTAATGGAGCTTTGTGATCCTCAATCTAAAGATCCTGACAGGACATGGGTAGTGAACAAACAAAGGTTGAAGCAATATCATGGTGGAGCTATGGAAAGATTGAACACTATTCTACACTTCAAACCAGGATAA